Below is a window of Ahaetulla prasina isolate Xishuangbanna chromosome 1, ASM2864084v1, whole genome shotgun sequence DNA.
caaaatgtgatttttttgtgTGGATTGAATTGCTCCCTGTGGTATTTAGGAATAAGTCACAATTTGAAAACAAACCTTTGGAAAGGCCATGGGCATTCCAAGCCTTTGTTTGGCTGGATGTGGCCCTGGGGCTAAGAGGtcagccctctttttttttaaagatgggctGGTATCCAGAGGAAACAATGAGGCCAGCTTGTTCAGTGCCTTGTAAGCTCCCCGGACTGTGGCCTTTCATGGCTTGTTGCATCTAAGAAAGAAGTTAGCAGACCCAGACTTTAGCGTGTCTATTGTTGGACATTGCAATCAGAGCCTAGTTCAGATTCAGGCTCCTCCTCTTAAGGCTGATCTGCTGCCCTTGCTTGAAGGGGGCTTTGAAGAGAGTTTGCCTGGGCTGTGTCCTAACAGGCACTTTGCTCTCCCTCAGGGGATGTTTCTGAGCTGAATGGGAGGGGGTGGGTGTCTGCCTTCAGCCTGTGTAATTCTCTGTGACAGGTCAATTCAGAGGGAATCTGACAACTTCTCAGCATCAGGTGCAGCCAATGGAGCCTCAGTAATGAGGTGACCTGCTCTCTGCAGGGCCTGCCTGAGAGGGAGGGGGGATAGTTGAGGAGGGAGCAAAAGTGCTGATTGTGGGATTGATTCCTTTTTAGCCACCTCTCTTTCCCCTCCACTGAGCACAGCAGGCTTCAGCCCGGTCTCTCCAATGGTGGAAACGGAGGCCAAAGACTCTCTCCAGCAGGGCTGTGAACACATTTCCAACTtactttgtctgaaatgctgtttaGGGTCCACTATCCCCTACTTTCTCTGcccttccccaccctctccaCTTCATTGCTTGGGATGGGGAGAAACACCGATTAAATATCCTGTGAGCGCATATAATGAAAGACATGTGCTGGTTAGTTTCTTCAGCTTACTGGATACCTCTAGAATAGTTGGGAGCCTTGAAAGGAAATATGAAATAACCCGATGCAAAAAAATGGAAAGCCCTCATCCTTCTCAGCACCTTACCAGAAGTTTGGATAGAGTTTCAAGCAGACCTCTTGGCCAAGCCCACCATTTAACCCTTGCCTGAAGTCAGTTTCATAATTAGTATCTATTCAGCACTCTGGATTTAGTAGTTGCGTATGCCAAGTGAACAACTGGATTGggtatgttattttaaaaacaaaatacaattcactccTGTAGCCCTCCTGGTGCTTTCCAGATGTTCCTGGGTTGCCCTCTTCAGTTCCCAGCTGTATTGCAGGAGGACACAAGCCCCGGGAAAGCTGAGCTCAGAAAGCATTCACTCAGTTTGCCATCATAGCCTTTTTCCTAATAGTGCTTAAAATGAATAAGCAAAAAGATGCAGTTGTGCATATTATtccttattttattaaatttctacttCGCTTTTTGCTGATTCATGGAGTTTGTATTTTATAATCAAAATACTAAGTGGAGAACTTGAAAACTTTATTTGACAGAGTAttgcccttttttttcagtggTTATTTTTTACCACATTGGAGTCCCTGAATCTGGAATTGAAATTAGCCATTTGTAGCAAAGGATTGCAGAGTTACTGTAATTGGCTTAATCAAGCAAAATCTTAATGACCATGTTTCTGCATTCAGGGAGCAAATTAAAAGGCTTCATGTCATATATTGGTCATTTTCATGCCCCTGCCATACCACTGAAAAACCTTGGGAAAGAATGCCTTGCCTGTTACAACTTCTGTGCAATTAAACAAAGAGTTTTGTTCCCTGATTTATCCTCACATTTTCTGTTTGTGTGGGAGGCCCAAccgaaacattttatttttccttttatattttattcttcaaTCCGCTGTTGGCTGTCCTGGGTAAATAAGAATTAAATCTGCACCCATAAATTGAATCACCATTGTGGAGTTCCATGTATATGGGAAGTTTATAAATCTGTTAAAAGAAGAATGACTAAACCATGTTTGCTGAAATAAGTAGTGGAGGagttggaagaaaaatgaaaagtaacaatgtaaatgtaaagtaacagtaaaaaaatgtaaagtaacagtaaaaacagtaaaaatgaaaagtaacagtggaggccatcactctgctaaacaaataattccctcaacactgtcaaactatttactaaatctgcactactattaatcttctcatagttcccatcaccaatctctttccacttatgactgtatgactttgttgctggtaatccttatgatttatactgatatattgaccatcatttgtgttgtaaatgttgtaccttgatgaaggtatcttttcttttatgtacactgagagcatatgcaccaagacaaattccttgtgtgtccaatcacacttggccaataaaaaattctattctattctattctaaaaacagcCTGTGCATCATAGCATTGTGCATGTATGCCATTCCTCTTCTTCGTGGGATGTGTGCGCACATACACAATTTGGTGCGACGCTTGTTTCCATAGGCTCTTTGTTGGGATATGGTAATAGGATGACATTAAGTGAACCAGCAGGGGGAGCAGCCTGCCTTCTAAAGCTCCCCACGAGATCTGATTGTGATgagcttttatttttaatcttctgtTTTAATTCTCAAAACTGCCTGTCAGGGTTTCTTTTCCCACTCTGGATTCTTTTTGAGATACATAAAGGCTCCATGGCAGCAGAGATCTCCCCAGCCTCAGGAGCTTTGGCAGGGACGAGGTGGCCTGCTGAGCGCTAGATAAAAGAGACAGTGGAGGAAATCAGGGGACAGTAGCAGCCATGGAGAGAAGTGGGGAGTAGGGCCTCGCTATGTCCAGCCAGCAGACCCCACCCAGCTTTCCAAAAGTAGGGGCAGCATAAATCCCTTTGGCAGGTTTGTTTTTCCCAGTTTTCCACTTGGTTGAGCCACATTTAAAGTCTAGGAAGGCCCGAGAGGGGATGCTGTTTGGAAATTGGGGATCTTTTTTTCCATCCCCTGGGAAGCTGCGTTGGAAAGGCCCCTTACCTGGATCTTTAAGACACAGCTTGTCATAGTGAACGGTGTTTCCATTGACAGGTGTCCCCCTAAGAATGGTGTGTGAAGGTGTAACGTCTTGTGAGGCTTCCAGGGACAACACAAACCAAAAAGGAAGCCCAACTGAGCAAAACAGAAAGCAAGGACAGGAGAGAAAGAAACTAATAACTAATAGCATTGTGATGTAAGCAGATAGCTCAACCAGGAACCATTATATAGTCCTCAGTCATTTACCACTGTCTTTTGCAGCGACATAGTAAAGATATTCTATAGGCAGCAACTTATAATAAGAACTAGTTTGGATACatactagaacagtgatggcgaacctttgatgtCCCCACATGCTGgcctgcgtgctggaagtggcacgcaaaaccatcccgcgAGGCATGCGGGGCCCCGCTGGCCTTCGTGCGCACGGGAGCGCCGATACCTGGAAGGGCAGCGGTCCATCACGCAAGCGCAAGCCAATACCTGGATACCAGCATGGAAGTGCGCccaacaaacagctggccatcatgcatgcatgcaacgTCAACCCAGAAGATCGGGTgctggcctgcgcatgtgtgacgGAACTCCCTCTTCCAAGTTCCACGGCCAGCTGACCAGCgcacgtgtgatcacaggaacacagAATAGGAGCCAGCAAGCCGCACATTCTTCatgggatggtttcgcatgccactttCGGCACATAATcccataggttcgccgacactgtACTAGGATAATATGTTTGGTAAGAACAAATTTAATTCCTGTAACTTAATggacttctgctttgtctactgAAGTCAGAGGCACATATTACAAATAGGTAAATGATTCTACAGGATTTTGAGGAAAGCTATGTAAATTAATATCTTATAGCAGATGGCAGCATCTAATtgaccttggctgatcttgaaaaagtTGAAGCAGTACTTGGATTAGGAGACTACTTGGAAATCCAAGTCGTAGGCTGGACTGGGAAGACAAAAATATCCCGGAGGAAAAGGTGGCAAATACTGCTAAGAAAACTGTATGGCTACAATCACTAGGGTCAAGCTCAAGTGGAGGACATGTTACTCTTTTAGGTTAGattaaagtaaaacaaatacaAAGGAGTGTAATAGAAAAAACACTTACATATTGTTGCAAAAAATATTCCTAAAGAAGTATATAAAGTCACCAACAGCTAATATTTATCATTGGAGAGaaattaaaattcccaattatttACCAATAATATCATCTGCACTACTTATCAAAGGGGAGGACGTAATTAGTCTTTTGCCTAAATTGGTTTTTAGAATTATGTAAATTTATGCAAAAAGTGGTGATGTTTCAgtagaggtattttttttttgtttattttgagaAGGAAACTTCTCTCATCTTAAAGCATCTGCTCCTGTTCTCTTGAATGAAAAAAAGCTAAATAGATTATCCCAGTGCAAAGTTTAAAATGCTAAGAATTCACTAGCAAATCAGAGCTTTAAGGAAATTGGATGAACTTGAAATGGCAGGGGTTTTGTTTTTACAAACGTCCTTTTTCTCTGAATTTAATTACAGCTTGAATTACTGATTTGTAGCATTTGATGTGTTTCCTGCTGTGGCAATGAAGTGATGAAGGGAGCTTAACCTGTTGCATGTTTACATTCCAGGCTACATAAGACTCAGAAACCATGTCAGCAGAAAATCATATCCCTCCCCTTTGTCACATTCCTCCATTTTACtagctctttttgggggggattagaatatatatttatgccaACAGTGATTTCAGTGTTTTTCCTCTTACAGAATGCAGACCCGTGGACTCTTTCTCCTTCTGGTTTTTATCCTTCTGGCTGTATCTTCAGAAGCAGGCAAGAATAAGAAAGGTGAGTGTCAGATTTGATTGGTAAGTCCCTATTTAGAGTTGGCTATTTTCAGAAAATATCTTTCAGTGGAGCTTTCAGAAGTGGACTAAAAAGTACAGACAGCAACATTTTTCTTCTGCGTGCTAGACTAATAaccaggagatggtaagttctagttctgccataGGCAAGAAGTCAACTGGGTACCTTTGGGCTCATTTGCTCTCAGTCCTAGCAGAAAGGCAACTGCAAAGGGTTTCCCAAAAACTGCTGCCATGCAGTCAGTGGACTTGGTACTAAGTTGAAGGCCCAAAAGAGCCTGCCATCCTATTTTAGGTGAAGAAAGACAGGCTACTTTTAATGGTTCAGAATAGATTATATGAAAAGAGAAGACTAATTCTTGTGAGTCTGAAATGACTGCCTGTTTTTTGTGCAGACAAGGCCAAGAAAAATGGTTCCGATTGTGAGGAATGGCGCTGGGGCCCATGTATCCCCAACAGCAAAGACTGTGGCGTGGGATTCCGTGAGGGAACTTGCCATGATGAGACCAAGAAGCTCAAATGCAAGATCCCATGCAACTGGAAGAAGGAGTTTGGAGGTGAGCGTTCATCTGGTTTAGAGGAAGACTCCGGGAATGATGCAACAAACTTATCAAAGTCTCAGGAAGCCGGCCAAGTAGTTTTCAAGTTTAAATGTGAGAGAATGAACCCAAACAATTAATACCTGCATCATAAGTCAGACCATTGCTTACTTCTATGCAGTTTCCATTTGCCTTGGTTGGCTCTGATAATTGGCTTCTTCCATCACTTCTTGTTATGCTTtcatattaaaagcattttaatcaTATTCTCTGGCTTCTGAGGCCAACTGGTCTTTTCAGAAAGAAATTATTTGTAATTTCTGGCAGCTGCAGTTCTTTTACCATTTAAGAATATAAGAAGATTCCCTTTGTCACATTAGCCAAGCAGTCCTGATAGCTCTGCGGTGGATGGCAGTGGTTCATGAGTTTGTGAAATGTGTACTCATTTCCTGGGCATCTGGGTTGTTTCTTATTTTAGAAAAACTGAGGGGAAGTCAAGCTGTTGTGGATTCTGCATGTATCTAACTGTTCTTACTCTCTCTCCCCATCACCCCTAGCTGATTGCAAGTACAAGTTTGAGAATTGGGGTAGCTGTGACCCTGCAACAGGTCTGAAGGCCCGTTCAGGTACTCTGAAGAAAGCTCTTTACAATGCTGAGTGCCAGGAAACTATTCAAGTGACTAAGCCCTGCTCTCCCAAGACCAAGTCAAAATCCAAAGGTCAGTCTATTTGTAGAAGACTATTGGTAAAGCCTTTGGTGCTTTATTTTACATGCCTGCTAGGTGATACAAGAAtggaaatggagcatttagaaggcTAGGAATTCATGGGTGGCTATCCTGGTTGCCAGGCATGGTTCTTCCTGTAATTTCTTAGGGTTCCTTCTGCCCAAAAAGATTCTGGTCTGTTTTGCACTCTCCTTAGTGTCCATTAATGTCCGTGGCCAAGTTTGTTTATAATGTACTTTGAAGAGCTACAATGTACTTTGAAGAGCTACAATGTATTTTGAAGAGCTACAAAATAGCTCTTCAAAGTACATTATAAACAAACTTGGCCAAGGACCTTTATGGATACTAAGGAGAGTGCCCATGGCAAAGAGTGCACACCAGTCGTAGGCAAACTACTACAACCATTGTTGCTAAGAAAGCAATATGGATGAGCCCATATTGTGCCCAAAGGCTTGAGGATACTCACGATCCTCATCTCTTCTCTCTATAGGGTCTCCTGGGGGCATAGTGAGAGCTGGAAAAGATAAGGCAAGCAACATCACTAGTCCAGTtccaatgcccagaattcccaaTTGGCATTCTGGTATTTGTAAGTTCTCCATATCTGTTGGGCATCAGTGGGGGGAAATGTAAAGTAATTCAAACATCTTAAATATTCTCCCACAGAAATTGGGAGTGCAGGAGCCCAAAAAGTGTGGCCTTGTTTACGAGCCAGGATAGCCAGAATGGGTCAGGTGATCTGTAATCATTTGGCAACTTTGGAAAAGCAGATGCTGCAGTAATATTAACCCTGCCAACACAAATAAATTATGCTTTCTTTGGCTTTGGTGTAGATTATGCGAACCCTGTGAGGGTAGCTTGAAATTATTATTTATGGGTTTCTTGTGTTGGACAGATCCAGCAAAGTGTGTTTTATTCAATATCTGATTTTTATGCAAATCATGGGTTGGCGTGTTGCAGGAATATACTCTTCATGTAATATGTTGTGCTTTATGTTCTTCCTCCTTGTTTCATACAgccagaaaaggaaaggggaaagactAGTATGATGGATACAGCTCCACCATCTTCAGGGCATGGTGCCTGAATCCACTTGGACACACGCCACTTGAAGCTGCAGCTTGGCCTCTCCCAGCTTGGCAATACTTTGCCAAACCCCATTATTCTTCAGCCTGCACAGCCTTATCTTTAACTGCAATACCGTTTCTAATCACTAGTTTTATAGCGAGCAAGCCCACCCTTTCCTAAAGAAGGTGTTGCTTGCCTTTCCCTTAACTTCTTCTCTTCTACCTCTCGTGTCctcttttctctctgtgtgtcccaGTATCCTTTGCTCTGGTTTGCATCCCTGAATGCAGCGCGATGTTTGGAAATGGGCTCAGCTGCAAACAGGCTCTTCACCTCTAGGGTTCTTTGTCCAAGCCAAATGACTTTTATGGCAGCCTCTCGCAGTCTTAGCACAATGCCTGTGGTTGGTCCATGTAGCTTCATCCGGTCATAAGCCAAACCTTTCTTTAAGGCAGCCAAGGAAACCCTTTCAGGGAATGAGAGGGGATGCGAGAGAAATTACAGCAGAAATGGGATGAGGAACCTTATCTGCCTTACCTCCCTAAAAGAAGCACTGTAGGAAAATGCAGGCCTCTTTGGTATCGCTTCTCACTCCCTTTCCCACGGAAGAAGTGCCTACTTCCTGGCATGCACACACCTTCCCCTTCCCCCATCTCTTAACGCACATGTTTCTTGATAGACAGCCTTCCATCTGAGGAGCAGCACAGCTGGATAACCTCACTGAGCTGTGCTTGCTTGCTCTCTGCCCACAAGGCAGAACTTGCCTTCCTTTTGGCATCAGGAAAGGATCCCTCAGAGCCAATGAAGCTGGTTCCCTGTCTCAGTCCCCCCCTGTGTCTGTCTTCCTGCTGGGATGCTGTGGCCTTTTCTTCCTCTACTGGTGCTGGGTAAGCCCTCTCTGCTTTTCACAGtcttccccaccccacttttATTTTCCAATAAAGATCTTTTTACAAAAAGAGTCTGTTTCCCCTTTGGGTCCTGTTTGTAGAGTTGCTAGTTTGAACAAGGGAAGGACTGGCTGTATACAAAAGTAGCAGCAGGTAGAAAACAGTGGATGTAATTGGTGTACGTGCATATTCAGTATCACCGAAGGAATGTCTGTCTAAACCTGACAACACTGAATAGCCCAGAAACTGCCTGACAAGACTGTTTGGAGGGACAGAAGGACCTTGCTGTCTACACAGATTTCCTTGGGGCATTTTTTAAGCAAATGAAAGTCAGGTATTCTTATCGATATAGGTAGACCTTGGTttatgatggcaattgggaccagaatttttgttgctcAGTCTTAAAGTATGTTCTTTTGCAATGACATCAATTAGCAATAACAATTTCAGCAGTCCCTGTTGTCAGTTATCAAGGACTATGTGGGTCATTAAGTAAGGACATTGTGGCAGTAAAGGGGGAAGGGGTGTTGAAACCACATATCAAACAAGCAGGCTGGTGGGTGGGTGCTGTCTGGGCTGGCACAATGGAGTGTGGGCAGGCGCAACAGAACAGGCGGATGTGCAGGTGTCAGACACAACAGGTTGTGAATGGGTGGGTGCCACTGGGTCGCCATGGAGTATGGGTGGTAGGAACTATAGAGTATGGATCTCTGTGCCTGGGGGCTCCTTAGGAGAAAAAGCCATGGAAGCAACTTGCAACCTCctgttgcttccccattgactttgcttgtgagaagctggcattgacatgatcccaggatgctgcaacaattctaattgcaagctggttgccaagcatctgaattgtgatcacatgaccccatggATATTTAATGGGGGCAACTTCAAAGACTGATCTAAGGACTAATGGGTGCAGTTGC
It encodes the following:
- the MDK gene encoding midkine isoform X1, translated to MQTRGLFLLLVFILLAVSSEAGKNKKDKAKKNGSDCEEWRWGPCIPNSKDCGVGFREGTCHDETKKLKCKIPCNWKKEFGADCKYKFENWGSCDPATGLKARSGTLKKALYNAECQETIQVTKPCSPKTKSKSKEKERGKTSMMDTAPPSSGHGA
- the MDK gene encoding midkine isoform X2 — translated: MQTRGLFLLLVFILLAVSSEAGKNKKDKAKKNGSDCEEWRWGPCIPNSKDCGVGFREGTCHDETKKLKCKIPCNWKKEFGADCKYKFENWGSCDPATGLKARSGTLKKALYNAECQETIQVTKPCSPKTKSKSKARKGKGKD